The sequence below is a genomic window from Lycium ferocissimum isolate CSIRO_LF1 chromosome 9, AGI_CSIRO_Lferr_CH_V1, whole genome shotgun sequence.
GGAAATctatggttttactaataagAACTTAAAAATCGATCCAGTAAGGTTCTGTTTGATCAATTTAATCCTTAATTAGATTTATCATATGAAAGAAGGATAAAGAGTAATATAATATCCTAAGTCCAAGGTTTTTTATTAGCTCTGAAACAAAAAACAACAAgacaaaatatttgaaactGAATTTGTTAAAATGCATAAGTCTACGTACTGCATCTAAAGCTTTCCGCTGCTGGACTATCTCTCTATAATTCCAAGGAATTCAAACAGAATTCATGTACATAAGGAGATCTCTAATTAGAAGCTATCCTATTTACTAAACTTATCTTGTAAATAATCACaggtttttttaatataaatatcaCACTGTATATGATAAATGAATTCAAGGGTTTCcaatatctttcttcatgcAATCGCGTGTCAAGAATTGATCATATCCGGAACTGTCACATATTCTGATCCTAACTTAGATTAACGTCACTAGTATATTCCTCTTTTTCGTTTCATTTGTGATTATCTTTATAGGCATAGTACTACGTATATATGGAGCATTAATTTCTAGGCCTTGAAAATGTAGTGCTAAAGCAAAAAGTGATTATTAAGATGGAGCAAAAGGCACTGTTCAAGCAAAAGTTTGAAGCCATAAGTACACTTCACCACAAGGATAAAGAAAGaaagtctagaaaaaaaaatacacattcCACACGCTACGAGATTCACATTAATTGGTTAGACTTGGCTACTATAGCTTCTGCATCGATCTCAAAACCTGTTCCTTTCTTTGATTCTCTGATCCATCAGTGAGGGGAGACACTAACGTTGGCTGAATGACTAAACAAACCATCTTTCATAAGAGCATCTTCTCCATCCTAAATATCAACAAAATTAAAACTAAAGTAAGCAAACAAAGAAGTAAAAATGTGCATTTCATGGGATATACAATGAAGATGCATGTTATAATGTACCTGTTGGCGTACATTAGCCCTTTTAACAGTCTGATCAGGCATGAGACCGAATTGAATGTGTGGAAAGTGGGCCCACTGcgtcatcaacaacaaaaaatcgTGTACAAAACTTAGCTATAAATAAAATCACCATGATAGAAACCCTAGTTCTTAATTGTCAAGATTTATTGTCGAACACGGAATTTATTTCAACCCTAAATGCCTTGAATCAAAGTGATAAGATCCATTAGTAATTTTATGtataattaaacaaaaataaaaagaagaggaggaacCCTAATCTAGATAAAAGGGTGAATACATTTTTTGCAGCGGCGCTAAATGCTTCTCTGTGGCTAATGTCAGGATTCCCTGCTTTTATGCGTTGGATCTCTTCCCTGCACAAAATTGAAATGACCCAATTTCTAGTTTCATATGACAATATAGATAAGTACTAGTATATGaatacttttttatttgtttgtacGATATCTATAATTgcctttaattaaaaagatAGATAAGTACTACTATATGTATACTTTTTTTTATACGATATCTAAAATTgcatttaattaaaaagattcTTACTTGATGAATCTGTTGTAAGCAGAGGGCACCCGTTGTCTCTTCTCAGGAGCTGTACATAAAGAGAGCCGTCAACCGTATGCATAAATCATCTTATgataattacatgtatttttcTTCTACATAGTTCTTCATCATTTCAGCGCAGAAAGAGAAGCAAAGTgactaagtttttttttgttacagAATTAaaaggatttaagttatatataaacCAACAGTATAAACTATGTTTACACTACATAAGtgaattataattaatttgtgACAGTAGGTTAGTTACCATTTCTATGCAATTACAAACTAGTGCTTGTGAAGAAATTTATTTGTAATTGCTTAAAAAGTGACATGATTATGTGTTTATTATGTACAAGGATGAGCTCTTTATCCTTAGAACTTCCATCATAGGTAAGGATAAACCCCCTCTTGTAACTCTACCCTTTTGATGATATATCCAGGAAAGGGGATGGCCTAACCCCCCACCAATCTGGTGGTTATTAGCcaaaaaatacatagaaattagAACATAAACTCAAGTTAAAATacttgtcatcttttagttcCATCTATCTTCACAAAGGCAAGTCGGGGAATTAAGCAAAACTCAGAACAAAAGCATTAACATCAAGGCTTGATCAGGGACCAACCATCTTGGGTGGTCTCAATTAGCTTATAAGGGAAGGACTGTCCAAGTTCATATAAGGAGACCACCCATCTCATTAACTATCAATgaggtattttttttaattcttcaacAAAAGCATCCCAAAAGAATCAGTATTTCCttgagttttagggtaaacttttcatattttatcATATAAGTGCATATAGCTTAAACTCTTAATGTAAGATAAGAAATATGTCTTTTTTTCTCCTCACGTCTGTTAATAACGGGTGGCCTAGGAAGATCATCAAATCCAGGCCGAGCAGGCAGGACAAAATCAGCGGAGTTACTCTGGTTCATCAAGAAATTTGGGGTTGCGTTGGTTATTTCTTCCTGCAAAGCAAgtcatttatcaaattttgcAAGCAAATCTAAAAAGATTAGACCTTTAATATTAATGCTTCGTCAAcagtaatatatatacacataccagAAGATTGTGGGAAGGAGAGAAATAAGTGTGACCAAATTGATGAAGCTGATGATGATGAGTGGAAGGCAAAAGCAATCCTGGCAACAGATTAGTGCAGTGGCCACATCGAACCGTCACAGTCTTGAACAAACTTGTGCACGGAACACTTACCTAAGGAAATcaatcatccaaaaaaaaaaaaaaaaaaaaaaaaaaaaagaacaagcacCAAATTATCAAAAACCACCATGGGTAGAACCACAGAATCATTTACTTGCTTTGAGATCTTCCCTCTTTTCGTTGAATCCCAAAAAATATTGTTGgaaaattttatcaaattaaTGTGGTTATTTGAAGACTAGAAAAAGGGGTAAATGCCAAACACTCTAGGAAATTAAAGGACTAAGGGCTCGTGTGGTTGTTCGTATTAGAAAGAACCAGAATAAAATTTTCCATCCCATATACAGGAAGAGATTATCTATCCTGATTATAAAACCAGGATAATAATCCTGAAATAACCTCGTTTTGAACCAAACTAGCTACAAGAAAGACTTAAATGGCCAAAAAGTTCGAAACCACAAGAAAACCTAATTTGTGATTCTTGTTTCACAAAGTAGGGAGAAAAGAGAACAATATTATGTTGAGAATATACCGCGAGGACAGTGTCACAGACGTTGCAATGGGCATAGCAGAGCTGCTCGGAAGGAGGAGGGAGGTGGTCCCATGACAAGCTATTTGAAGATGACATATTATTCTCTATTTCCTATTTTTCTAAACTGATAATTGGCTGTTGCTTTTGtgattgatttgatttgatttgattgatGGCTTGACAGTTCCTtggatctattttttttttcttgatgaaGTGAGTTATAAAATTTGAGGAAAGAAGAGAGAGgctaaaaccctttttttctcCCTCACTAAGCTTGCACTTGCAGTACTCTCCTAAATTTCTTGGTCCTGTTTATAGCTTGATGATGGATGCTATCAATACATGTTATGCATAGAGCGGACAGTGCACATGCATGggtgatgatgtatatgtgtgttatctatatatttatggaaggcttaatgcatatgcggtcagaggtggatccaggatttaaaatttatgggttcaatcataagatttttagcattgactccattatatttttaaagttagggattcatatctactatttattgcaattttaataattttttacacataaatttaggTTCCGCGATGAAAGTTTAGGGTTCAGTTGAACCCCTACCTTGTAGGCTAGATGTGCCTCTGTATGCAGCCCTCTAaacttgtccctttctttcattttggcacctcaactaagtgttgttcatATTGAACTCCTGAACTCATTATcgagtgtgtctatcaaaccacctaaatctgatttttattagatGCAGAAATTAAACTGGGGAAATGAAGGCGGAAtaatattttagacatgtggtaAGTTATTCTTTAGGTCATAGATGTGTCGGTTTCTGCTCTTCCATTGCCGGCTTAATTAAGAGCTACTCTCCCCCTCCTCAAATGCTactaatcttagctaaaaatggtataattaaattagaatatatattagcagGTTGTTACATTGAAGATGAAATACTATGTACGTcgaattgtgtttgatagacacacttgaggacggAGTTCAATAGGAACAATTCTTAGTTGAGataccaaaatgaaaaaaaaaaaaatagcaaatttagagggccgcatatgcattaagcctttatGGAAGTAGTAATTGATCTACtacttttttcaatttatgaattagaaagaaaagataTAACATGTGTGGTCGCATTCccaatgtatatgtatgaaaggCAGAAGGCGGCAGATGTGGGGGAGAGGAGCTAGAAAAGGACGTTTGCATGGTGAGTTATAAAGCTCCCAATTCACTCATTCACTTGTTACTTTCATAGTTCGTGGTTTTAGATTGTATGGTTTCACTTTTTCATtgcaatcaatttttttatacGTTTAAAGataattgaataaataaaagtTTACTATGTCTAATAACAACTTACACTATTCGCTGAGATGATCACACTTTGCAACGTAGTATGAGATCATTCAAAGGTCCTAAATATTCAACAATAAAAAGCTTAAATTCTATGCAAATTTCTTTTACACTATCAAGTTACCTAATATAAAGCCACAAGTAATTGTTCATATTATTTACAATTAGACTTAGTAACCTGAAAGCAGTGGCAGCGCTACCCTTGTCTACCAGTTTATATCCTTTCGTTGAAAAATCACATTGTGTAGATAGATAAATCTTTTATATCTatgaattttatattaaatcctCTGGCTTCtacatttttttatgttttgactCTCTGTaataaaattttttaatttcaccATTATCTTGAAATTAAGTTAAACAACCTATTAAAACATGTTAAGATGCATTGATATCATAAATATTCTTTACCATCAGTAATTCAGTATACATAAATTGAATGTTTATACAAGTAAGTTTTCCTAAGATTTAAATAGAACACAAAACCCTAGAAAAAGCCTTTTGAAGAGCTTTCTTGGGACCTCCGGACAATAAGCCACATCCACATtaattccaaattccaaataacAATATATCCAAGATAGAACCCTACCACCCTGTTTCGTCTCCGTCTACGTCTCCGCCTCCCGAGGGTTCCTTCCACAcactttaaaaatattaattgaaTGATGATggttattttttcatatatgcATAATAATATTGCCATGATTATGTGATAATATGTAACAGTACAGGACTAGCTAAAAGCTTACTTTTGATGATTTGACCACTCGttctcttctcttttgcagAATAATCAATTCAAGTCTCTGGAAAAAAAACATCTCAGTTGTGGCAACACAGATCCAGCAATACTTTTTAGTTTTTACCGTCCTATTTTGTCCTTTCCtagattttttttactttctttctggTCTAACTTTGTTAGATCCATTCATTTCTTTTGCATGAATTCCCACACAGAATtcttacaaattaaaaaaacaaattatgtTCTGACTTATTAGAACCCTAACGTTGCTTTGAAAAGATAGTTGCTATTTCCTTTTCATTGATTGTGTAGCTGTTTTTCCATTTAAGGACCATCCATTTCTATCACcgttattttaagtttttcaaCAAGTTCCTTTCAATTCATGATGTGCTTCTTCAACCATTGTGATTGTGCTAGTTTGCGTCACTGTATTTTTGAGGTCTAAATGGgtttaagtgaaaaataaaagaagtagAAATACGAATTCCGTGGCAAATCAAATTGTATTAGGTAGTTTATTTTGTCTATCTAAATTTTGATGGACAAAATTATTTGGTACCTATATACtaatgaagattttttttttttttggcggcTGTCTCTTTTGAAATAACTGCTTAATAAAtgatcttctttttatttttcttggtcTCTTGCTTATGGACCTATTAAGCCCCAAACTAAAGAACTCTcttgaaaaattgaaaatctTATGAGTacagtttaaaattttaaaatttgtcgATATTAGAAGACAATATAATATTTTGTCAATCCCGAGAGCCATATAATTGAACAGTTTTAAAAATATGGACAAAATCTAATTAGTAATCCAAGAAGGGACATTCGCATAAATAAGTCGTATTGGCGGGGAGTAGCCAATAGGTACCAATAGAATAATTGAGGTACACCTTAGCTGACCCAAACACCACCgttaaaaaatacaaatcaacTGGTTAATTAGGATATAATATGTTTTAACCATTTGATGATTAATAATGTATTACTATTGCTGAGAGTTTATCTTTTGATGAATGAGTACTTAAAATCATCTAGGTGATAAAAAACGAAGAGCGTGAACACAAATTAGCTAATATTTTCTCCAGAGTGGTTGAAGTTTTTACATGTGTCTTATCTCTGATTTACTACAGAGTAGTAGTAGGATTTAAGCAGTAGTAACAAATATTTTACATCA
It includes:
- the LOC132030407 gene encoding protein YABBY 4-like, producing MSSSNSLSWDHLPPPSEQLCYAHCNVCDTVLAVSVPCTSLFKTVTVRCGHCTNLLPGLLLPSTHHHQLHQFGHTYFSPSHNLLEEITNATPNFLMNQSNSADFVLPARPGFDDLPRPPVINRPPEKRQRVPSAYNRFIKEEIQRIKAGNPDISHREAFSAAAKNWAHFPHIQFGLMPDQTVKRANVRQQDGEDALMKDGLFSHSANVSVSPH